A single genomic interval of Daucus carota subsp. sativus chromosome 1, DH1 v3.0, whole genome shotgun sequence harbors:
- the LOC108204562 gene encoding protein ELC-like has product MTSPATSASPNKQQFLSSVLSQRGPSSLPYSEDCKWLIRQHLVSLADSYPSLQPKTATFTHNDGRTVNLLQAEGTVPMIYQNVTYNIPIVIWLMESYPRHSPIVFVNPTRDMIIKRPHPFVNPSGMVSIPYLQNWIYPSSNLLDLCRNLSHYFGRDPPLYSQRRPVQNVSPSPSVSPSMSPSVSFDSSSGGAAARPAIPPGTYPPSPYSSGGRMQFPVPTQPAPPQRISEDAGEVFRRNAINKLVENLHGDIGAMRKSKEAEMEGLFGVQGALRQRAEHISKGVREMEGEKEGLEMQLQMVSMNTDVLEGWLRENEGKKKDGVGIDDAFVPVDNFSKQMLECTSADLAIEDVVYALDKAVQDGSIPFDQYLRTIRSLSREQFFHRATALKVRGVQNQAHVSSMAARASPYLA; this is encoded by the coding sequence ATGACATCTCCGGCGACATCAGCATCACCGAACAAACAGCAATTCCTCAGCAGCGTCCTCTCGCAACGCGGTCCCTCATCTCTCCCCTACTCTGAAGACTGCAAATGGCTGATCCGTCAACATCTCGTCTCTCTCGCTGATTCCTATCCGTCTCTCCAACCTAAAACTGCGACCTTTACGCACAACGATGGCCGTACGGTCAATCTCCTCCAGGCGGAAGGTACGGTTCCGATGATCTATCAGAATGTTACTTACAATATTCCTATTGTTATTTGGCTTATGGAATCGTATCCACGTCATTCTCCTATTGTTTTCGTTAATCCGACTAGAGATATGATTATTAAGCGGCCGCATCCGTTTGTTAATCCGTCGGGGATGGTTTCGATTCCGTATTTGCAGAACTGGATATATCCTAGTTCTAATTTGCTGGATTTGTGTCGGAATTTGTCGCATTATTTTGGGCGCGATCCGCCTTTGTATTCGCAGCGTAGGCCTGTGCAGAATGTTAGCCCTAGTCCTAGTGTCAGTCCCAGTATGAGTCCTAGTGTTAGTTTTGATTCAAGTTCTGGTGGTGCGGCTGCGCGGCCTGCCATTCCGCCTGGGACGTATCCACCCTCGCCGTATAGTAGTGGAGGGAGGATGCAGTTTCCGGTGCCGACGCAGCCGGCTCCTCCGCAGAGGATTAGTGAGGATGCTGGGGAGGTTTTTAGGAGGAATGCAATTAATAAGTTGGTAGAGAATTTACATGGTGATATAGGGGCCATGAGGAAGAGTAAGGAAGCTGAGATGGAAGGATTGTTTGGTGTTCAAGGGGCGCTGAGGCAGCGCGCCGAACATATATCCAAAGGGGTCAGGGAAATGGAAGGGGAGAAGGAAGGGTTGGAAATGCAGTTACAGATGGTTTCCATGAATACTGATGTGTTGGAAGGGTGGTTGAGGGAGAATGAgggaaagaagaaggatggtgTTGGTATTGATGATGCTTTTGTGCCAGTAGACAACTTCTCTAAGCAGATGCTGGAGTGTACATCAGCTGATTTAGCTATTGAGGATGTTGTGTATGCGCTGGATAAAGCTGTTCAGGATGGATCAATTCCTTTTGATCAGTACTTGAGAACTATTCGGTCATTGTCTCGTGAGCAGTTCTTTCACCGTGCCACAGCATTGAAGGTCAGGGGTGTTCAGAATCAAGCACATGTTTCTAGTATGGCTGCTAGGGCATCACCATATCTGGCATAG